Proteins encoded by one window of Halanaerobiaceae bacterium ANBcell28:
- the tsaD gene encoding tRNA (adenosine(37)-N6)-threonylcarbamoyltransferase complex transferase subunit TsaD → MNNQNKDKSIIKNKNEDVLILAIETSCDETAASVVKNGLYPMSNVVASQIDLHRKYGGVVPEIASRKHLELINPVIEEALLEAGIKFSDIDAVAATYGPGLVGGLLVGLSAAKALAFILDVPFIGVNHIAGHIYANFISNKEIEAPVVCLTISGGHTDLLYFEELGGYKILGRTKDDAAGEAYDKTARVLGIGYPGGPAIEKISKKGNPEAIDFPRPFINDDTYNFSFSGLKTAVINYLHTKKQRGEEFDTADVAASFQQAVIDILSAKVIKAVENCKVNSVILSGGVAANKTLRNHIKKSLEKYNLPLYTPELDLCTDNAAMIGAVAYYQYLRRDFSPLTLNAKANLKLDS, encoded by the coding sequence GTGAATAATCAAAATAAAGATAAATCAATAATAAAAAATAAAAATGAAGACGTCTTAATCCTTGCTATTGAGACATCTTGTGATGAAACAGCCGCTTCTGTAGTTAAAAACGGACTTTATCCTATGTCTAATGTAGTAGCATCACAGATAGATTTACATAGAAAATATGGTGGTGTAGTCCCAGAAATAGCCTCTCGAAAGCATCTTGAATTAATTAATCCAGTTATAGAAGAGGCACTTCTTGAAGCAGGAATAAAATTTTCTGATATAGATGCTGTAGCAGCAACATATGGACCTGGTTTAGTGGGGGGATTATTAGTAGGATTATCTGCAGCTAAGGCTCTGGCTTTTATATTGGATGTGCCCTTTATTGGAGTTAATCATATAGCAGGACATATTTATGCAAATTTTATTTCTAATAAAGAAATAGAGGCACCAGTAGTATGTTTAACTATTTCTGGTGGTCATACAGACTTATTATATTTTGAGGAATTGGGTGGATATAAGATTTTAGGTAGAACAAAGGACGATGCTGCTGGAGAAGCTTATGATAAGACAGCTCGGGTATTGGGTATTGGTTATCCAGGAGGTCCAGCAATAGAAAAGATAAGCAAAAAGGGTAATCCTGAAGCTATAGACTTTCCCCGTCCTTTTATTAATGATGATACATATAATTTTAGTTTTAGTGGTCTTAAAACAGCTGTAATAAATTATCTTCATACTAAAAAACAAAGGGGTGAAGAATTTGATACAGCTGATGTAGCTGCCAGTTTTCAACAGGCAGTAATAGATATCCTAAGTGCTAAAGTTATAAAGGCAGTAGAAAATTGTAAAGTTAATAGTGTCATTCTTTCTGGTGGTGTAGCTGCAAATAAAACATTACGCAATCACATAAAGAAAAGTTTGGAAAAGTATAATTTACCTCTCTACACACCTGAATTAGATTTATGTACAGATAATGCTGCTATGATAGGTGCGGTAGCATATTATCAATATCTTAGAAGGGATTTTTCTCCCTTAACATTGAATGCAAAAGCTAATTTGAAATTAGATAGTTAA
- the tsaE gene encoding tRNA (adenosine(37)-N6)-threonylcarbamoyltransferase complex ATPase subunit type 1 TsaE gives MSEEIYYIESKSEEETLRLGETIGELLEPDQVVLLSGQLGAGKTVLTQGICNGLGVDEDVTSPTYNLINEYEGDLTVYHIDLYRLEHEEDLYDLGLEECFDSAAVVIIEWPDLAYDLIPPEFVYIKFEVADNDNREISIEGEGAKTEKLIERLEKYVDFRN, from the coding sequence ATGTCTGAAGAAATTTACTATATCGAAAGTAAGTCTGAAGAAGAAACATTAAGATTAGGTGAAACTATTGGTGAGCTTTTAGAACCAGATCAAGTAGTTTTACTATCAGGACAATTAGGTGCTGGTAAGACAGTTTTAACTCAAGGCATCTGTAATGGGTTAGGTGTTGATGAGGATGTAACAAGCCCTACTTATAATCTAATTAATGAGTACGAAGGGGATTTAACTGTTTATCATATTGACTTATATCGCCTTGAACATGAGGAAGACTTATATGACCTTGGACTAGAAGAATGTTTTGACAGTGCTGCTGTTGTTATTATAGAATGGCCTGATTTAGCTTATGACCTTATCCCTCCTGAGTTTGTTTATATTAAGTTTGAAGTAGCAGATAATGATAACAGGGAAATAAGTATTGAAGGAGAAGGGGCAAAAACTGAGAAATTAATTGAGAGGTTAGAAAAATATGTTGATTTTAGGAATTGA
- a CDS encoding 2-phosphosulfolactate phosphatase: MKYKILHLIDGAKEARGLTVVIDVFRAFSTAVYLFANGVEKVIPVGKLETAYQLKKENSDWVLMGERDGKKLKAFDYGNSPYLIKDINFKGKTVIHTSTNGTQGIANARNADEIITGSFVNAQAIANYIRVKKPKNLSLVCMGNDNLDIAREDLLCAKYIVSFLDNNNNLAKDSIIADLKASSGKRFFDPKNRNWAPEADFQLCLDFNRFNFILKAEPYQEGLNCLFKVSI; encoded by the coding sequence ATGAAATATAAAATATTACACTTAATTGATGGAGCCAAAGAAGCACGTGGTTTGACGGTTGTAATTGATGTTTTTCGTGCTTTCTCAACAGCAGTTTATCTTTTTGCAAATGGTGTTGAAAAAGTTATCCCTGTAGGAAAATTAGAGACAGCATATCAACTAAAAAAAGAAAATTCAGATTGGGTTCTTATGGGCGAACGAGATGGAAAGAAATTAAAAGCTTTTGACTATGGCAATTCACCATATCTTATAAAGGATATTAACTTTAAGGGTAAAACAGTTATACATACTAGTACTAATGGTACTCAGGGTATTGCTAATGCTAGGAATGCTGATGAGATTATTACAGGTAGCTTTGTTAATGCTCAGGCTATTGCAAATTATATAAGAGTTAAAAAACCTAAGAATTTATCATTAGTCTGTATGGGTAATGATAATTTGGATATAGCCAGAGAAGATCTTTTATGTGCTAAGTATATAGTTTCTTTCTTAGATAATAATAATAATCTAGCTAAGGATAGTATTATAGCTGATTTAAAAGCAAGTAGTGGGAAAAGGTTTTTTGACCCTAAAAATAGGAATTGGGCACCAGAGGCAGATTTTCAACTCTGTTTGGATTTTAATCGTTTTAATTTTATCTTAAAGGCGGAGCCTTATCAAGAAGGTTTAAATTGTTTATTCAAAGTATCGATTTAA
- a CDS encoding ACT domain-containing protein, whose amino-acid sequence MKMHDLSLKLMGEKLAISKISSNMPIPLWVLKSRDFYSITRTEDEMSIISVESSVPSGIESEKGWRAIKIEGKLDFSLVGIISSITTLLADAGISVFVMSTFNTDYILIKETSLSEAKVILSKAYTLKAEA is encoded by the coding sequence ATGAAAATGCATGATTTATCTTTAAAACTTATGGGGGAGAAATTAGCTATATCTAAGATTAGTAGTAATATGCCGATTCCTTTATGGGTCTTAAAGAGCAGAGATTTTTATTCTATTACTAGAACAGAAGATGAAATGTCTATTATTTCAGTAGAAAGTTCTGTACCAAGTGGTATAGAAAGTGAGAAGGGCTGGCGTGCAATTAAAATTGAAGGAAAATTAGACTTTTCTTTAGTAGGTATTATATCGTCAATTACTACGTTGTTGGCAGATGCAGGTATAAGCGTTTTTGTAATGTCAACATTTAATACAGATTATATACTTATAAAGGAAACGAGTTTATCTGAAGCAAAAGTTATTTTAAGTAAGGCATATACGCTAAAAGCTGAAGCCTAA
- a CDS encoding rhomboid family intramembrane serine protease, which translates to MKWLNKLERRFGHLAIKNLMLYIVFLNSIVFLLVSFDRSFLMQVVLIPDLVLQGEVWRLLTYIFIPPSFNLIFAFFVFYFYYIIGTTLENTWGSFKFNVYYFIGIIATTIVAFYTRGTATSFYLNLTLFLAFAKLYPSFQVYLFFIIPIKIKYLAWIIWSIFTLIILIGTVPARITVIVALSNYFLFFAKDIWRDIKLKQRARQNQNRFYKESGKNSRKQAMHKCTVCGITEKDDPQMDFRYCSKCTGTHEYCRDHLKNHDHL; encoded by the coding sequence ATGAAGTGGTTGAATAAACTTGAAAGAAGATTTGGTCATTTGGCCATCAAAAATTTAATGTTATATATAGTTTTCTTAAATAGTATAGTATTTTTACTAGTATCTTTTGATCGTAGTTTTCTTATGCAAGTGGTATTAATACCCGATCTGGTTTTGCAGGGAGAAGTATGGCGTTTGCTAACATATATTTTTATTCCCCCTAGCTTTAATTTGATTTTTGCATTTTTTGTTTTTTATTTTTATTATATTATTGGAACTACTCTAGAAAACACCTGGGGTAGCTTTAAATTCAATGTCTATTATTTTATAGGTATAATTGCTACTACAATTGTTGCTTTTTATACCAGAGGTACAGCGACATCATTCTATTTAAATTTGACCTTATTTTTAGCTTTTGCTAAATTATATCCTAGTTTTCAAGTATATTTATTTTTTATTATACCAATAAAGATAAAATATTTGGCATGGATAATTTGGTCTATTTTTACCCTAATTATTTTAATAGGGACAGTACCAGCGCGAATAACAGTTATTGTGGCATTAAGTAATTATTTTCTTTTCTTTGCTAAGGATATATGGCGTGATATAAAGTTAAAACAAAGGGCTAGGCAAAATCAAAATAGATTTTATAAAGAATCTGGAAAAAATAGCAGAAAGCAAGCGATGCATAAATGTACTGTTTGTGGTATAACAGAAAAAGATGATCCCCAAATGGACTTTCGATATTGTTCTAAATGTACAGGAACCCATGAATATTGTAGGGACCATCTAAAAAATCATGATCATTTATAA
- a CDS encoding DUF512 domain-containing protein translates to MDSKEKYLLLKTVQNDNILPLTSVCNMSCLFCSHRNNPKGLDVYSFGHLSLELIEELIEYLPEEGPVIIGESASRIIEGDPMTHPQFNLIIKLIRDQFPRKKIVITSNGSYLSTKMISFLEAMMPLELNISLNCSNPEERVFLMSDKKPSNVFLGLELLKESKLSFQGSIVAMPHVTDWFALEEAIVRLVSYAPETIRVFMPGFTKYSEDNLKFTIDELYQKLYTLVNSFNDLEIPVLMEPPLIKDFHCRIKGIIKDSPAAINGFKNGDIIKKINGRDAITRVDGFNKILKASNPKIEFLREDKIYQKELKKKAGERSGIIVDYDLDLLTIERLSSLLINVKAKKIALVTSVLGKGIIDAFLKYFDKKYSDIFYKKKIDLILVENNYFGGSIASAGLLVNQDIIKAIKESDIKYELLVLPGIMYDIFSNDLTGESYKKIESSLELSVEII, encoded by the coding sequence ATGGATAGTAAAGAAAAATACCTATTACTTAAAACTGTTCAAAATGATAATATATTACCTCTTACCTCTGTCTGTAATATGTCCTGTCTTTTTTGCAGTCACCGTAACAATCCAAAAGGCCTTGATGTATATAGTTTTGGTCATCTTAGTTTGGAACTAATAGAAGAACTTATAGAATATCTTCCAGAAGAAGGACCGGTTATTATTGGTGAGTCTGCTAGTAGGATAATAGAAGGGGATCCCATGACTCATCCACAATTTAATCTTATAATTAAATTGATTAGGGATCAATTTCCAAGAAAAAAAATCGTAATTACTAGTAATGGAAGTTATTTAAGTACAAAGATGATATCTTTTTTAGAGGCTATGATGCCTCTAGAATTGAATATTTCACTTAACTGTTCTAACCCTGAAGAAAGGGTTTTTTTAATGTCTGACAAAAAACCAAGTAATGTTTTTTTAGGATTAGAACTTTTGAAGGAAAGTAAATTATCTTTTCAAGGAAGTATTGTTGCCATGCCACATGTAACAGATTGGTTTGCTCTTGAAGAAGCTATAGTGAGGTTGGTGAGTTATGCTCCAGAAACTATTAGAGTTTTTATGCCTGGTTTCACTAAATATTCAGAAGATAATTTGAAGTTTACAATAGATGAACTTTACCAAAAGTTATATACTCTAGTGAATTCTTTTAATGATTTAGAAATACCTGTTTTAATGGAACCACCATTGATAAAGGATTTTCATTGCAGAATAAAAGGGATTATTAAAGACAGTCCTGCAGCTATAAATGGCTTTAAAAATGGGGATATAATCAAAAAAATAAATGGAAGAGATGCAATTACTCGGGTAGATGGATTTAATAAAATACTAAAGGCTAGTAATCCAAAAATTGAATTTCTGAGAGAGGACAAAATATATCAAAAAGAATTAAAGAAAAAAGCAGGAGAACGTTCAGGGATAATAGTAGATTATGATCTTGATCTTCTAACAATTGAGAGGCTTAGTTCCTTATTAATTAATGTAAAAGCAAAAAAAATTGCTTTAGTCACTTCAGTTTTGGGCAAGGGGATAATTGATGCATTCCTTAAATATTTTGATAAGAAGTATAGTGATATCTTTTATAAGAAGAAGATTGATCTTATTCTTGTAGAAAATAATTATTTCGGAGGATCTATTGCTTCAGCAGGATTGTTAGTAAATCAGGATATAATAAAGGCTATTAAAGAAAGTGATATAAAATATGAATTACTTGTCTTGCCAGGTATAATGTATGATATATTTTCAAATGATTTAACAGGAGAGAGTTATAAAAAAATAGAAAGTTCTTTAGAACTTTCTGTAGAGATAATATGA
- the groL gene encoding chaperonin GroEL (60 kDa chaperone family; promotes refolding of misfolded polypeptides especially under stressful conditions; forms two stacked rings of heptamers to form a barrel-shaped 14mer; ends can be capped by GroES; misfolded proteins enter the barrel where they are refolded when GroES binds) — MAKELKFGEDARRALERGVDALANAVKVTLGPKGRNVVLEKSFGAPTITNDGVSIAREIELKNHYENMGAQTVKEVATKTNDVAGDGTTTATVLAQAIYKEGLKNVAAGANPMIIKRGIEKAVATIVEEISNISKPVEGKEAVSQVAAISAGNDDEVGKLIAEAMEKVGQDGVISVEESKSMGTSLEVVEGMQFDRGYLSPYMVTDTDTMEANLEDPYILITDKKISSIQEILPLLEQVAQSGKALVIIAEDVEGEALATLVVNKIRGTFNCVAVKAPGFGDRRKAMLEDIAILTGGQVITEDLGLKLENADVSMLGQAHKVNITKEETTVVEGHGDKEQIQARIKQIRKQIESTTSDFDGEKLQERLAKLAGGVAVIQVGAATETELKEKKHRIEDALSATRAAVEEGLVAGGGTTLLNVIPVLDNLNLEGDEATGVDIIRKALETPVRLIADNAGFEGSVIVERVKEKELGVGFDAYKGDFVNMIEAGIVDPAKVTRSALQNAGSAAAMLLTTECLIADKEDDDDSAGGGMPGGMGGMGGMGGGMPGMGMM; from the coding sequence ATGGCAAAAGAATTAAAATTTGGCGAAGACGCACGTCGTGCTTTAGAGCGTGGTGTTGATGCTTTAGCAAATGCTGTAAAAGTTACTTTAGGTCCAAAAGGACGTAATGTTGTATTAGAAAAAAGTTTTGGTGCACCAACAATTACTAACGATGGTGTAAGTATAGCTCGTGAAATTGAATTAAAAAATCATTATGAAAACATGGGTGCTCAAACAGTTAAAGAGGTTGCTACTAAGACAAATGACGTAGCTGGTGATGGTACTACTACTGCTACTGTTTTAGCTCAAGCAATTTATAAAGAAGGTTTGAAAAATGTAGCTGCTGGTGCTAACCCAATGATTATCAAAAGAGGTATTGAAAAAGCAGTTGCTACAATAGTTGAAGAAATTTCAAATATCAGTAAACCTGTTGAAGGTAAAGAAGCTGTTTCTCAGGTTGCTGCTATTTCTGCAGGTAATGATGATGAAGTTGGAAAGCTTATTGCTGAAGCAATGGAAAAAGTAGGTCAGGATGGAGTTATTTCTGTTGAAGAATCCAAAAGTATGGGAACTTCTCTAGAAGTTGTTGAGGGTATGCAGTTTGATCGTGGTTACCTATCTCCATATATGGTTACTGATACAGATACAATGGAAGCTAACTTAGAAGATCCATATATCTTAATTACTGATAAAAAAATCTCTAGCATTCAAGAAATTTTACCTTTATTAGAGCAAGTAGCACAATCAGGTAAAGCCTTAGTTATTATTGCTGAAGATGTTGAAGGCGAAGCTTTAGCTACTTTAGTTGTTAACAAAATTCGTGGAACTTTCAATTGTGTTGCAGTTAAAGCTCCAGGTTTTGGTGACCGTCGCAAGGCTATGTTAGAAGATATTGCTATCTTAACTGGTGGTCAAGTAATTACTGAAGATCTTGGTTTAAAATTAGAAAATGCTGATGTTTCTATGTTAGGTCAAGCTCATAAAGTTAATATTACAAAAGAAGAGACTACAGTTGTAGAAGGTCATGGAGATAAAGAACAAATTCAAGCTAGAATCAAACAAATCAGAAAACAAATTGAAAGTACTACATCTGATTTTGATGGAGAAAAACTTCAAGAAAGATTAGCTAAATTAGCTGGTGGAGTAGCTGTTATTCAGGTCGGTGCTGCTACTGAAACTGAATTGAAAGAAAAGAAACATCGTATTGAAGATGCACTTTCAGCTACAAGAGCTGCTGTAGAAGAAGGATTAGTAGCTGGTGGTGGAACAACATTATTGAATGTTATTCCAGTTCTTGATAATTTAAATCTTGAAGGTGATGAAGCTACAGGTGTAGATATTATCAGAAAAGCTCTAGAAACTCCTGTCCGTTTAATTGCTGACAATGCTGGATTTGAAGGTTCAGTTATTGTAGAAAGAGTTAAAGAAAAAGAGCTTGGTGTAGGATTTGACGCATATAAAGGCGATTTTGTAAATATGATTGAAGCCGGTATCGTTGACCCTGCTAAAGTTACTCGTTCTGCTTTACAAAATGCAGGTAGTGCTGCAGCTATGTTATTAACAACAGAGTGCTTAATTGCAGACAAAGAAGATGATGATGATTCTGCTGGTGGCGGCATGCCTGGTGGCATGGGCGGCATGGGTGGAATGGGTGGCGGAATGCCTGGCATGGGCATGATGTAA
- a CDS encoding SIR2 family protein — MSKHISFLFGAGISVPAGLPSTKKISNKVINGQALGLEGYESKRLIPFIKTVYKKLQSSDGKESFNFEDLYYICSQLKGYWQEYDNPVVLSFIDDIIDDLVQIKYFKILSNKNELRMEISRLAEKTINFMNAVISKSLNKNELKIDYFKFLEEINNDNRISSLNIFTLNYDLLLEKYFYQEKISFYDGFIKNKGSSIRVWQGDFIKASEKIKLLKIHGSVNWYRCRKSFENDYSYFFANTGIDISNKKEISSHIVQPKPMILAGRFNKILEYNRSIYVDLHYSFYRLLDLTETIFISGYSFNDLGINTWLIDWMYSSKTKKIILIHPEPEACIANARPGIQEHYKKWHKDKFISLSIPIQLFSWQKYSRLLKY; from the coding sequence ATGTCAAAACATATTTCATTTCTATTTGGCGCAGGCATTTCTGTACCTGCTGGTTTGCCATCTACAAAAAAGATTAGTAATAAAGTAATAAATGGACAAGCTCTAGGCTTAGAGGGATATGAATCTAAAAGACTTATTCCCTTTATAAAAACTGTTTATAAAAAATTACAGTCTTCTGATGGAAAAGAAAGTTTTAATTTTGAGGATCTTTATTATATATGTTCACAGTTAAAAGGCTACTGGCAGGAGTATGATAATCCTGTTGTGCTTAGTTTTATTGATGATATTATTGATGACTTAGTTCAAATAAAATATTTTAAAATACTTTCTAATAAAAATGAATTGAGAATGGAAATATCGAGATTAGCAGAAAAGACAATTAATTTCATGAACGCTGTAATATCAAAAAGTCTTAATAAAAATGAGCTTAAAATTGATTATTTTAAATTTTTAGAAGAAATCAATAATGATAATAGAATTTCATCACTTAATATTTTTACTTTAAATTATGATTTATTGCTAGAAAAATATTTTTATCAGGAAAAGATATCTTTTTATGATGGTTTTATTAAAAATAAGGGTAGTTCTATAAGAGTTTGGCAAGGAGACTTTATTAAAGCTAGCGAGAAAATAAAATTGTTAAAAATACATGGTTCTGTTAATTGGTATAGATGTCGTAAAAGTTTCGAGAATGATTATAGTTATTTTTTTGCTAATACAGGTATAGACATATCTAATAAAAAAGAAATATCTTCTCATATAGTACAACCCAAGCCAATGATATTAGCAGGACGATTTAATAAAATACTTGAATATAATAGAAGTATTTATGTAGATTTACATTACAGTTTTTATAGATTATTGGATCTTACAGAGACTATTTTTATATCTGGTTATAGTTTCAATGATTTAGGTATAAATACTTGGTTGATTGATTGGATGTATAGTTCTAAAACCAAGAAAATTATTTTGATTCATCCAGAACCAGAAGCTTGTATTGCGAATGCACGTCCGGGAATTCAAGAACATTACAAAAAATGGCATAAGGACAAATTTATATCACTATCAATACCAATTCAGCTTTTTTCATGGCAGAAGTATTCCCGATTACTTAAATACTAA
- a CDS encoding DUF3795 domain-containing protein: MIESRCGIFCSECDYKDEMNCKGCVNIDKPFWGDDCPVKSCCEEKELAHCGICDTFPCDLLNSFAYDDEQGDDGKRIEQCRKWAKKS; this comes from the coding sequence ATGATAGAATCAAGGTGTGGAATTTTCTGTAGTGAATGTGATTACAAAGACGAGATGAATTGTAAAGGATGTGTCAATATAGACAAGCCTTTCTGGGGTGATGATTGTCCAGTAAAATCATGTTGCGAAGAAAAGGAACTCGCTCATTGTGGAATTTGTGATACTTTCCCTTGTGACTTACTTAATTCATTTGCTTATGATGACGAACAAGGGGATGATGGTAAGCGGATAGAGCAGTGTCGGAAATGGGCAAAGAAAAGTTGA
- a CDS encoding VOC family protein: MTGTIFLAEKQNIYKGYRPLKGRGRRDQVVYVIPTDDVDRDYNVLKDKGIVFMGEPQTIKEWYMRCVYFRDPEGNLFEICQDGISNN; this comes from the coding sequence TTGACAGGTACAATCTTTTTAGCAGAAAAGCAAAATATATATAAAGGGTATCGCCCTTTAAAAGGAAGAGGAAGAAGAGATCAGGTTGTGTATGTCATTCCAACAGATGATGTTGATAGAGACTATAATGTGCTAAAAGATAAAGGTATAGTATTTATGGGTGAACCTCAAACCATTAAAGAGTGGTATATGCGCTGTGTATATTTCAGAGATCCTGAAGGTAACTTGTTTGAGATTTGTCAGGATGGTATAAGCAACAATTGA
- a CDS encoding co-chaperone GroES, with the protein MKIKPLNKRVAIKFIEEDEKQTKSGIVLPDTAKAEKPQQGEVVAIAADCESLNVGDVVVYDKYAGNKVKVDDVEYVIVKSEDVLAIVE; encoded by the coding sequence ATGAAGATCAAACCTTTAAACAAGAGAGTTGCTATTAAGTTTATTGAAGAAGATGAAAAACAAACAAAAAGCGGTATTGTATTACCTGATACTGCTAAAGCAGAAAAGCCTCAGCAAGGTGAGGTTGTAGCTATTGCTGCAGATTGTGAATCTTTAAATGTTGGAGACGTTGTTGTCTATGACAAATATGCAGGCAATAAAGTTAAAGTTGATGATGTTGAGTATGTTATTGTAAAGTCTGAAGATGTCTTAGCTATAGTTGAATAA
- a CDS encoding helix-hairpin-helix domain-containing protein, translating to MGKEKLMKSDLQEIPGVGRKIEEYLIEMGYSTLESLKGEDPESLYDMLCDIKGYQVDRCMLYVFRCAVYYAESKEYEPGKLKWWYWKDSD from the coding sequence ATGGGCAAAGAAAAGTTGATGAAAAGTGATTTGCAGGAAATCCCCGGCGTTGGCAGGAAAATAGAAGAATATTTAATTGAAATGGGATATAGTACACTTGAATCTTTAAAGGGAGAAGATCCTGAGTCATTATATGATATGCTTTGTGATATTAAGGGTTATCAAGTTGATAGGTGTATGTTGTATGTTTTTCGCTGTGCTGTGTATTATGCAGAAAGCAAAGAATATGAACCTGGAAAACTTAAGTGGTGGTACTGGAAGGATAGTGATTAA
- the tsaB gene encoding tRNA (adenosine(37)-N6)-threonylcarbamoyltransferase complex dimerization subunit type 1 TsaB, with protein sequence MLILGIDTSSSLGAIGLFDENGLVAEANIRLFHRHSEELISNIEFILKQSARSSKELSAIAVVSGPGSFTGLRIGLSTAKTFAQVLEIPLVSLSSLDVLAYNLNFSETYIVPLIDAKRERVYTSIYSKWDQDIQEQKLEKDTAIEVEKLIEKLLNLDSESTYNLVGGGAKKYGQYFEDSDLHINIASDSISVPRGGVIAELGYYYLNNAKAENYLQVNANYLKKPQAEINWLKKYGTGEGNGN encoded by the coding sequence ATGTTGATTTTAGGAATTGATACTAGCTCAAGTCTTGGAGCGATAGGGCTTTTTGATGAAAACGGCTTAGTTGCCGAAGCAAATATTAGACTATTTCATCGTCATAGCGAAGAATTAATAAGTAATATTGAATTTATATTAAAACAAAGTGCAAGAAGTAGCAAAGAATTATCTGCAATAGCTGTAGTATCTGGCCCAGGTTCTTTTACTGGCTTGAGAATTGGTCTTAGTACTGCCAAAACATTTGCACAGGTATTAGAAATACCTCTTGTGTCTTTGTCTTCTCTTGATGTTCTAGCTTATAATCTTAACTTTAGTGAGACTTATATAGTACCTCTTATTGATGCAAAAAGAGAGCGGGTATATACTAGTATTTATAGTAAGTGGGATCAGGATATTCAAGAACAAAAATTGGAAAAAGATACTGCAATAGAGGTAGAAAAACTTATAGAGAAATTATTAAATTTAGATTCTGAGTCTACTTATAATCTCGTAGGTGGTGGAGCTAAAAAATATGGACAATATTTTGAGGATTCAGATCTTCATATCAATATAGCAAGTGATAGTATAAGTGTACCTCGAGGTGGGGTAATTGCAGAACTAGGATATTATTATTTAAATAACGCTAAGGCAGAAAATTATTTGCAAGTAAATGCAAATTATTTGAAAAAGCCTCAAGCAGAAATAAATTGGTTGAAAAAATATGGTACAGGTGAGGGTAATGGAAACTAA
- the rimI gene encoding ribosomal protein S18-alanine N-acetyltransferase yields the protein METNILKMNLSHLPEVMRIEREAFSDPWSQSSFQREILENTYAVYFVMEVEGKIAGYIGAWIVTDELHITNLAVDKRYRKLGLAQRLIDSLIDFSKEEKCEKATLEVRVSNIAAIKLYKKKGFISVGTRPKYYSNNNEDALIMWKNYQLENTF from the coding sequence ATGGAAACTAATATTTTAAAAATGAATTTATCTCATTTACCCGAAGTTATGCGAATTGAGAGAGAGGCTTTTTCAGACCCATGGTCTCAAAGTTCATTTCAGCGTGAGATTCTTGAAAATACTTATGCTGTTTATTTCGTCATGGAAGTTGAAGGAAAAATAGCTGGATATATAGGTGCCTGGATTGTTACTGATGAATTACATATTACAAACTTGGCAGTAGATAAAAGGTATAGAAAGCTTGGACTAGCACAAAGACTAATTGATTCCTTGATAGACTTCTCAAAAGAAGAAAAATGTGAAAAAGCTACACTAGAAGTTAGGGTTTCTAATATAGCAGCTATTAAATTATATAAGAAAAAGGGTTTTATATCTGTTGGTACTAGACCTAAATATTATTCTAATAATAATGAAGATGCATTGATTATGTGGAAGAATTATCAATTGGAAAATACTTTTTAA